The following are encoded in a window of Castanea sativa cultivar Marrone di Chiusa Pesio chromosome 9, ASM4071231v1 genomic DNA:
- the LOC142610486 gene encoding uncharacterized protein LOC142610486 isoform X4, which translates to MDPANTPLGKMLLDEITPVVMVLSTPLVEEASLKNHLSFVQMLSPFCSFNNIDVPVRTASDQPYRLQKFKLRLFSAADIRQPNLEVAKEQLKHFISQAGDKDDMFSDPPQISNLLASSESEIQPSWFQFFNKELVRTVSFSEHEAFDHPVACLLVVSSKDEQPINRFVDLFNTDKLPSLLNDGAMDPKILKHYLLVHDNQDGSPEKAAKILTEMKSTFGSNECQLLCINSSHDGPVERQDNPWAPYESDVSPSQCVGCFLNIDDSNEIKDLMQDLSSKHIIPYMEQKIRFLNQQVSATRKGFRNQIKNLWWRKGKEDAVDSPDGPMYTFSSIESQIRVLGDYAFMLRDYELALSNYRLISTDYKLDKAWKRYAGVQEMMGLTFFMLDQSRKEAEYCMENAFNTYMKIGSLSQQNATRCGLWWVEMLKTRDQYKEAAVVYFRLCSEEPLHSAVFLEQASYCYLLSKPPMLRKFGFHLVLSGDRYKKCDQIKHAIRTYRSSVSVFKGIMWGHIKDNVNFRIGQWYAILGMDDLAVKHMLEVLACSHQPKTTQELFLRDFLQIVQKTGKTFEVLKLQLPQVNISSLKVVFEDHRTYASPAAATVRESLWQSLEEDIIPPLSNVRTNWLDLQSKLISKKYKESNVCVAGEAVKVDIEFKNPLQIPISISGVSLICELSAGSDDASSSTVELQNDDDFKNLITNRDMSSDNVSFTLSEVDISLGGAETTVVQLTVTPKVEGVLQITGVRWKLSSSVVGFHNFESNHMKKKNAKGRRKSKHSRSDNLKFIVIKSLPKLEGFIHSVPEKVSAGDLRRLVLELSNQSEFAVKNLKMKVSHPRFLNIGNQKNLNSEFPACLERKTSSDPSCVGDSSSSLSQNVFLFPEDTLIQEGTPLLWPVWLWAAIPGDINLYITVYYEMADISRGMRFRTLRMHYNLQVVPSLDLSFQISPSPSRLHEFLVRMDVVNKTSSESFQVHQLSSVGRQWEISLLQPVDTIFPSQFLMAGQALSCFFMLKSRRKSLTSEDKISTLPPVLGSDVGLGPEDSNQPLFDVSSSPLADFHHYERLHQEMSHQGDPNAVDFILISRPLTSGDSETPHLFSHHACHCSTSNASPISWQVDGPRTLYHDFSASFCEINLRMIIFNSSDAVASVHVKTFDSVNTGGHLSEGTSSPSGNQSGWYWHDASVEKDIKVTSDVLGARGRKPLSLESVTPFVWSGTSSTSIQIQPMSKTEIPLQICVFSAGIYDLSNYVLQWNLLSSEGPESLEGTRQSSGTCQGYPYNLSVLQSS; encoded by the exons ATGGATCCGGCGAACACGCCACTTGGCAAAATGCTATTGGACGAGATCACTCCGGTCGTCATGGTCCTCTCTACTCCTCTCGTCGAAGAAGCTTCCCTCAAGAACCACCTCTCTTTCGTTCAGATGCTCAGCCCTTTCTGCTCCTTCAACAACATCGACg TACCTGTACGGACAGCGAGTGATCAGCCTTATCGGCTTCAAAAGTTCAAGTTGCGGTTGTTTTCAGCTGCGGATATTCGGCAGCCGAATTTGGAG GTAGCGAAAGAGCAACTGAAACATTTTATTAGCCAAGCTGGGGACAAAGATGACATGTTTTCAGACCCGCCCCAAATTAGTAATCTACTCGCCA GCTCTGAATCTGAAATTCAACCCTCATGGTTTCAGTTTTTCAATAAAGAGCTTGTACGTACAGTGTCTTTTTCAGAACATGAAGCTTTTGACCATCCTGTGGCAT GTCTTTTGGTTGTTTCCTCGAAGGATGAACAGCCTATTAACAGATTTGTTGACCTATTTAACACCGACAAATTGCCTTCTCTTCTTAATGATGGTGCAATGGacccaaaaattttgaagcATTATCTATTGGTGCATGATAATCAAGATGGCAGTCCAGAGAA AGCAGCTAAGATTTTGACGGAAATGAAGAGTACATTTGGCTCAAATGAGTGCCAATTACTTTGCATTAATTCTTCTCATGATGGGCCGGTTGAACGTCAAGATAATCCTTGGGCTCCTTAT GAATCTGATGTTTCACCTAGCCAGTGTGTTGGTTGCTTTCTTAATATTGACGACTCTAATGAG ATAAAAGATCTCATGCAAGATTTATCATCTAAACACATCATTCCTTACATGGAGCAAAAAATACGTTTTCTGAATCAACAG GTTTCTGCCACACGGAAAGGTTTTagaaaccaaataaaaaatttatggtgGAGAAAAGGGAAAGAAGATGCAGTGGATTCCCCGGATGGTCCTAT GTATACCTTTAGCTCCATTGAATCTCAGATTAGAGTTTTGGGTGACTATGCCTTCATGTTACGGGATTATGAACTTGCATTATCAAATTATCGTCTAATTTCCACAGATTACAAGCTTGATAAAGCCTGGAAACGCTATGCTGGAGTACAG GAGATGATGGGTCTTACATTCTTCATGTTGGATCAATCAAGAAAGGAGGCAGAGTATTGCATGGAAAATGCTTTTAATACTTATATG AAAATTGGGTCATTAAGTCAGCAAAATGCGACACGGTGTGGCCTCTGGTGGGTAGAGATGTTAAAGACAAGAGATCAGTATAAAGAGGCTGCTGTTGTTTACTTTCGCCTTTGTAGTGAG GAACCTCTACATTCAGCTGTATTTCTTGAGCAAGCATCTTATTGCTATTTGTTGTCCAAACCTCCTATGTTACGCAAGTTTGGATTTCATCTTGTTCTGTCTGGTGATCGGTACAAAAAATGTGATCAG ATTAAACATGCAATTCGCACATACAGAAGTTCTGTGTCTGTTTTCAAAGGAATTATGTGGGGCCATATCAAAGACAATGTTAATTTCCGAATTGGACA GTGGTATGCTATTCTTGGGATGGATGACCTGGCTGTCAAACATATGTTGGAGGTCCTGGCGTGTAGCCATCAACCCAAGACAACACAGGAGTTATTTCTGAGAGACTTTCTTCAAATTGTTCAG AAAACAGGGAAAACATTTGAGGTATTGAAACTTCAGCTGCCTCAGGTCAACATCTCTTCACTTAAGGTTGTTTTTGAAGACCATCGAACTTATGCATCACCAGCTGCT GCTACTGTTAGAGAAAGTTTGTGGCAATCTTTAGAGGAGGACATTATTCCCCCATTGTCTAATGTCAGGACTAACTGGTTGGATTTACAATCAAAGCTTATCTCAAAAAAGTACAAAGAATCAAACGTTTGTGTGGCAGGAG AAGCAGTAAAGGTGgatattgaatttaaaaaccCACTGCAAATCCCTATTTCCATCTCTGGAGTTTCTCTGATATGTGAGCTTTCTGCAGGATCTGATG ATGCAAGTAGCTCAACTGTGGAGCTTCAGAATGATGATGACTTCAAAAATTTGATCACCAATAG GGACATGAGCTCTGACAATGTTTCATTTACCTTATCTGAGGTTGACATTTCATTAGGAGGGGCTGAGACAACTGTG GTCCAACTGACAGTTACTCCCAAAGTCGAAGGAGTGCTCCAAATTACTGGTGTTAGGTGGAAATTGTCAAGTTCAGTAGTTGGTTTTCACAACTTTGAGTCCAAtcatatgaagaaaaaaaatgcgaAGGGAAGAAGGAAATCTAAGCATTCTCGTAGTGATAACCTGAAGTTTATAGTGATCAAG AGTCTACCCAAGCTCGAGGGTTTCATTCATTCTGTACCTGAAAAGGTATCTGCAGGAGATTTACGGCGTCTTGTTTTGGAGTTGAGTAACCAATCAGAATTTGCTGTGAAG AATCTGAAAATGAAGGTTAGCCATCCTAGGTTTCTGAACATTGGGAACCAGAAAAATTTGAACTCAGAGTTTCCAGCTTGCCTAGAAAGGAAGACAAGTTCTGATCCAAGTTGTGTAGGTGATAGTTCCAGTAGCTTGTCTCAGAATGTGTTTCTGTTTCCTGAG GACACTCTAATTCAAGAGGGAACACCCCTACTGTGGCCTGTTTGGCTTTGGGCTGCCATTCCTGGAGACATTAACTTGTACATAACTGTATATTATGAGATGGCAGATATATCACGCGGCATGAGATTCCGGACCCTACGCATGCATTATAATCTGCAG GTAGTACCATCCTTGGACTTGTCATTCCAAATCAGTCCCAGTCCATCAAGATTGCATGAGTTCCTTGTGCGCATGGATGTTGTCAACAAGACTAGCTCTGAGAGTTTCCAGGTTCATCAGCTATCATCTGTTGGGCGCCAGTGGGAAATTTCGCTTCTTCAGCCTGTTGATACAATATTCCCTTCACAATTTTTAATGGCTGGTCAAGCATTGTCTTGTTTCTTCATGCTTAAG AGTCGCAGGAAGTCATTAACTTCTGAAGATAAGATTTCTACACTTCCCCCAGTCCTTGGAAGTGACGTAGGATTGGGTCCTGAGGATAGTAATCAACCACTTTTTGATGTTTCTAGCTCACCTCTGGCTGATTTTCATCATTATGAAAGATTGCACCAGGAAATGTCACATCAG GGAGACCCAAATGCAGTTGACTTCATATTAATTTCTCGGCCACTGACTTCTGGGGATTCTGAAACACCTCATCTTTTTTCTCATCATGCTTGTCACTGCAG TACTTCAAACGCAAGCCCAATATCATGGCAAGTGGATGGGCCTCGGACACTATATCATGACTTCTCTGCCTCCTTTTGCGAAATTAATTTGAGGATGATTATTTTCAACTCATCAGATGCTGTTGCATCTGTTCATGTTAAAACCTTTGATTCTGTCAATACTGGTGGCCATCTAAGCGAAGGAACTTCATCCCCTTCTGGAAACCAATCAGGGTGGTATTGGCATGATGCTTCAGTTGAGAAAGACATTAAAGTCACATCTGATGTCCTTGGAGCTAGAGGCAGAAAGCCATTGTCACTGGAAAGTGTCACCCCGTTTGTTTGGTCAGGGACAAGCTCTACCAGCATCCAAATTCAACCTATGTCCAAAACTGAAATTCCTCTTCAGATTTGTGTATTCTCTGCCGGGATATATGATCTGTCAAACTATGTTTTGCAATGGAATCTTCTATCGTCTGAGGGTCCAGAAAGTTTGGAGGGAACAAGACAGTCATCAGGTACATGCCAAGGGTATCCATATAATCTTAGTGTGCTCCAATCATCTTAA
- the LOC142610486 gene encoding uncharacterized protein LOC142610486 isoform X3: MDPANTPLGKMLLDEITPVVMVLSTPLVEEASLKNHLSFVQMLSPFCSFNNIDVPVRTASDQPYRLQKFKLRLFSAADIRQPNLEVAKEQLKHFISQAGDKDDMFSDPPQISNLLASSESEIQPSWFQFFNKELVRTVSFSEHEAFDHPVACLLVVSSKDEQPINRFVDLFNTDKLPSLLNDGAMDPKILKHYLLVHDNQDGSPEKYTAKILTEMKSTFGSNECQLLCINSSHDGPVERQDNPWAPYESDVSPSQCVGCFLNIDDSNEIKDLMQDLSSKHIIPYMEQKIRFLNQQVSATRKGFRNQIKNLWWRKGKEDAVDSPDGPMYTFSSIESQIRVLGDYAFMLRDYELALSNYRLISTDYKLDKAWKRYAGVQEMMGLTFFMLDQSRKEAEYCMENAFNTYMKIGSLSQQNATRCGLWWVEMLKTRDQYKEAAVVYFRLCSEEPLHSAVFLEQASYCYLLSKPPMLRKFGFHLVLSGDRYKKCDQIKHAIRTYRSSVSVFKGIMWGHIKDNVNFRIGQWYAILGMDDLAVKHMLEVLACSHQPKTTQELFLRDFLQIVQKTGKTFEVLKLQLPQVNISSLKVVFEDHRTYASPAAATVRESLWQSLEEDIIPPLSNVRTNWLDLQSKLISKKYKESNVCVAGEAVKVDIEFKNPLQIPISISGVSLICELSAGSDDASSSTVELQNDDDFKNLITNRDMSSDNVSFTLSEVDISLGGAETTVVQLTVTPKVEGVLQITGVRWKLSSSVVGFHNFESNHMKKKNAKGRRKSKHSRSDNLKFIVIKSLPKLEGFIHSVPEKVSAGDLRRLVLELSNQSEFAVKNLKMKVSHPRFLNIGNQKNLNSEFPACLERKTSSDPSCVGDSSSSLSQNVFLFPEDTLIQEGTPLLWPVWLWAAIPGDINLYITVYYEMADISRGMRFRTLRMHYNLQVVPSLDLSFQISPSPSRLHEFLVRMDVVNKTSSESFQVHQLSSVGRQWEISLLQPVDTIFPSQFLMAGQALSCFFMLKSRRKSLTSEDKISTLPPVLGSDVGLGPEDSNQPLFDVSSSPLADFHHYERLHQEMSHQGDPNAVDFILISRPLTSGDSETPHLFSHHACHCSTSNASPISWQVDGPRTLYHDFSASFCEINLRMIIFNSSDAVASVHVKTFDSVNTGGHLSEGTSSPSGNQSGWYWHDASVEKDIKVTSDVLGARGRKPLSLESVTPFVWSGTSSTSIQIQPMSKTEIPLQICVFSAGIYDLSNYVLQWNLLSSEGPESLEGTRQSSGTCQGYPYNLSVLQSS; the protein is encoded by the exons ATGGATCCGGCGAACACGCCACTTGGCAAAATGCTATTGGACGAGATCACTCCGGTCGTCATGGTCCTCTCTACTCCTCTCGTCGAAGAAGCTTCCCTCAAGAACCACCTCTCTTTCGTTCAGATGCTCAGCCCTTTCTGCTCCTTCAACAACATCGACg TACCTGTACGGACAGCGAGTGATCAGCCTTATCGGCTTCAAAAGTTCAAGTTGCGGTTGTTTTCAGCTGCGGATATTCGGCAGCCGAATTTGGAG GTAGCGAAAGAGCAACTGAAACATTTTATTAGCCAAGCTGGGGACAAAGATGACATGTTTTCAGACCCGCCCCAAATTAGTAATCTACTCGCCA GCTCTGAATCTGAAATTCAACCCTCATGGTTTCAGTTTTTCAATAAAGAGCTTGTACGTACAGTGTCTTTTTCAGAACATGAAGCTTTTGACCATCCTGTGGCAT GTCTTTTGGTTGTTTCCTCGAAGGATGAACAGCCTATTAACAGATTTGTTGACCTATTTAACACCGACAAATTGCCTTCTCTTCTTAATGATGGTGCAATGGacccaaaaattttgaagcATTATCTATTGGTGCATGATAATCAAGATGGCAGTCCAGAGAAGTATACTG CTAAGATTTTGACGGAAATGAAGAGTACATTTGGCTCAAATGAGTGCCAATTACTTTGCATTAATTCTTCTCATGATGGGCCGGTTGAACGTCAAGATAATCCTTGGGCTCCTTAT GAATCTGATGTTTCACCTAGCCAGTGTGTTGGTTGCTTTCTTAATATTGACGACTCTAATGAG ATAAAAGATCTCATGCAAGATTTATCATCTAAACACATCATTCCTTACATGGAGCAAAAAATACGTTTTCTGAATCAACAG GTTTCTGCCACACGGAAAGGTTTTagaaaccaaataaaaaatttatggtgGAGAAAAGGGAAAGAAGATGCAGTGGATTCCCCGGATGGTCCTAT GTATACCTTTAGCTCCATTGAATCTCAGATTAGAGTTTTGGGTGACTATGCCTTCATGTTACGGGATTATGAACTTGCATTATCAAATTATCGTCTAATTTCCACAGATTACAAGCTTGATAAAGCCTGGAAACGCTATGCTGGAGTACAG GAGATGATGGGTCTTACATTCTTCATGTTGGATCAATCAAGAAAGGAGGCAGAGTATTGCATGGAAAATGCTTTTAATACTTATATG AAAATTGGGTCATTAAGTCAGCAAAATGCGACACGGTGTGGCCTCTGGTGGGTAGAGATGTTAAAGACAAGAGATCAGTATAAAGAGGCTGCTGTTGTTTACTTTCGCCTTTGTAGTGAG GAACCTCTACATTCAGCTGTATTTCTTGAGCAAGCATCTTATTGCTATTTGTTGTCCAAACCTCCTATGTTACGCAAGTTTGGATTTCATCTTGTTCTGTCTGGTGATCGGTACAAAAAATGTGATCAG ATTAAACATGCAATTCGCACATACAGAAGTTCTGTGTCTGTTTTCAAAGGAATTATGTGGGGCCATATCAAAGACAATGTTAATTTCCGAATTGGACA GTGGTATGCTATTCTTGGGATGGATGACCTGGCTGTCAAACATATGTTGGAGGTCCTGGCGTGTAGCCATCAACCCAAGACAACACAGGAGTTATTTCTGAGAGACTTTCTTCAAATTGTTCAG AAAACAGGGAAAACATTTGAGGTATTGAAACTTCAGCTGCCTCAGGTCAACATCTCTTCACTTAAGGTTGTTTTTGAAGACCATCGAACTTATGCATCACCAGCTGCT GCTACTGTTAGAGAAAGTTTGTGGCAATCTTTAGAGGAGGACATTATTCCCCCATTGTCTAATGTCAGGACTAACTGGTTGGATTTACAATCAAAGCTTATCTCAAAAAAGTACAAAGAATCAAACGTTTGTGTGGCAGGAG AAGCAGTAAAGGTGgatattgaatttaaaaaccCACTGCAAATCCCTATTTCCATCTCTGGAGTTTCTCTGATATGTGAGCTTTCTGCAGGATCTGATG ATGCAAGTAGCTCAACTGTGGAGCTTCAGAATGATGATGACTTCAAAAATTTGATCACCAATAG GGACATGAGCTCTGACAATGTTTCATTTACCTTATCTGAGGTTGACATTTCATTAGGAGGGGCTGAGACAACTGTG GTCCAACTGACAGTTACTCCCAAAGTCGAAGGAGTGCTCCAAATTACTGGTGTTAGGTGGAAATTGTCAAGTTCAGTAGTTGGTTTTCACAACTTTGAGTCCAAtcatatgaagaaaaaaaatgcgaAGGGAAGAAGGAAATCTAAGCATTCTCGTAGTGATAACCTGAAGTTTATAGTGATCAAG AGTCTACCCAAGCTCGAGGGTTTCATTCATTCTGTACCTGAAAAGGTATCTGCAGGAGATTTACGGCGTCTTGTTTTGGAGTTGAGTAACCAATCAGAATTTGCTGTGAAG AATCTGAAAATGAAGGTTAGCCATCCTAGGTTTCTGAACATTGGGAACCAGAAAAATTTGAACTCAGAGTTTCCAGCTTGCCTAGAAAGGAAGACAAGTTCTGATCCAAGTTGTGTAGGTGATAGTTCCAGTAGCTTGTCTCAGAATGTGTTTCTGTTTCCTGAG GACACTCTAATTCAAGAGGGAACACCCCTACTGTGGCCTGTTTGGCTTTGGGCTGCCATTCCTGGAGACATTAACTTGTACATAACTGTATATTATGAGATGGCAGATATATCACGCGGCATGAGATTCCGGACCCTACGCATGCATTATAATCTGCAG GTAGTACCATCCTTGGACTTGTCATTCCAAATCAGTCCCAGTCCATCAAGATTGCATGAGTTCCTTGTGCGCATGGATGTTGTCAACAAGACTAGCTCTGAGAGTTTCCAGGTTCATCAGCTATCATCTGTTGGGCGCCAGTGGGAAATTTCGCTTCTTCAGCCTGTTGATACAATATTCCCTTCACAATTTTTAATGGCTGGTCAAGCATTGTCTTGTTTCTTCATGCTTAAG AGTCGCAGGAAGTCATTAACTTCTGAAGATAAGATTTCTACACTTCCCCCAGTCCTTGGAAGTGACGTAGGATTGGGTCCTGAGGATAGTAATCAACCACTTTTTGATGTTTCTAGCTCACCTCTGGCTGATTTTCATCATTATGAAAGATTGCACCAGGAAATGTCACATCAG GGAGACCCAAATGCAGTTGACTTCATATTAATTTCTCGGCCACTGACTTCTGGGGATTCTGAAACACCTCATCTTTTTTCTCATCATGCTTGTCACTGCAG TACTTCAAACGCAAGCCCAATATCATGGCAAGTGGATGGGCCTCGGACACTATATCATGACTTCTCTGCCTCCTTTTGCGAAATTAATTTGAGGATGATTATTTTCAACTCATCAGATGCTGTTGCATCTGTTCATGTTAAAACCTTTGATTCTGTCAATACTGGTGGCCATCTAAGCGAAGGAACTTCATCCCCTTCTGGAAACCAATCAGGGTGGTATTGGCATGATGCTTCAGTTGAGAAAGACATTAAAGTCACATCTGATGTCCTTGGAGCTAGAGGCAGAAAGCCATTGTCACTGGAAAGTGTCACCCCGTTTGTTTGGTCAGGGACAAGCTCTACCAGCATCCAAATTCAACCTATGTCCAAAACTGAAATTCCTCTTCAGATTTGTGTATTCTCTGCCGGGATATATGATCTGTCAAACTATGTTTTGCAATGGAATCTTCTATCGTCTGAGGGTCCAGAAAGTTTGGAGGGAACAAGACAGTCATCAGGTACATGCCAAGGGTATCCATATAATCTTAGTGTGCTCCAATCATCTTAA